The segment GGGAGGCTCGTAAAGGTCGAGTTTCTTGAAGATGTGGTAGGCAAACTCAAGGGGTGCAGTGGAGTTCGCTGTAATGACATTACCGGAAGTAACAACGGGCTGATTTTGATACAGGGCTGCCCCTCGATAATTTGTTACTTGCAGATACTCTGGGGCATTGCTGGTGTGAGGAATATCATCCAGAATGCCAGCACGTGCCAATCCTGCGGTTGCACCACAGATAGCAGCAACCGGAATATTCGCTGCCAACAATGCTTTCGTAGACTCCAGAATTTTCGAGTTTTCACCTCTATCCCAAGCTTCGCCACCTGGCAAAATCAGCATAGCTCCCGGTTCCAATTCATCGAGGGTGATATCAGGAAGAATTGTGAGTCCGCCGATTGTGGCGACAGGTTCAGCGTCTAAACCAACCGTTTGGATCTGATACTGTCCCGGCTGTTTTTGCATATCTGGATTATTGATTCCAGCGACAGCATATCCTGTTTCCCAGTCAGCAAGCGTGTTAAATACAAACAGATGAACAATTTGTTTTTCCATAAAACATCTCCTAATCTCTAAACCTGCACGTGGGGAGGAAATAGCCCAAAACCAATCATGCGAGGTGGAATATCTTGAATTACGTTGCTTCCTCTTCCAAAAAGCTCAATTAACCGAACGGGGCAAAGGAAATAAATGCTCCCATGATTCTCTGGTAAGCTGCCACTTAATCTGGCTCCACCCCTGCATCTGCATCCAGTCAGAACCCGGTTGTGCATCGAGCACCTGGAATCCGTAACGTTCTGCTAGCCGGGATACTCTCAGGTTAGCACTCACAGAAATACCGATAATTTCCTCCAGTCCCAAATTGCGGAACCCAAAATCAATCAGTGCTTTCCCGATTTCGATCGCATAGGCATAACGCCCCCAGTACAGAGGTGCTAGCTCAATGCCAAGTTCTGCCTGCCCAGTAGCATCATTATCCTGCCGCAATCCACCACAGCCAATTAATTCCAGATTGCGGCGATCGATGACTGCTAACTGGTAATTGCATCGCGGAACGTCGGTTGCCCACTGCATAAACCGTTGAAACAGTTGATCAGTAAAGTCAGGTGTCACTTCTTCCGGTGAACAGAACTCGGCATAACGAGGGTCAGCATGATAGGCAAGGAATGCAGGCTCATCCTCCTGAACAAAATCACGTAGAAGAAATCGTTTGGTGATAATCTCCACAGCTTCCTACCCAATGAACAGCTATCTATTGGTCAAATCAAAATGAGGGTTCCAGGCGACTTCCCACAGGTAACCATCTGGATCGGCGAA is part of the Leptolyngbya boryana PCC 6306 genome and harbors:
- a CDS encoding type 1 glutamine amidotransferase family protein; the protein is MEKQIVHLFVFNTLADWETGYAVAGINNPDMQKQPGQYQIQTVGLDAEPVATIGGLTILPDITLDELEPGAMLILPGGEAWDRGENSKILESTKALLAANIPVAAICGATAGLARAGILDDIPHTSNAPEYLQVTNYRGAALYQNQPVVTSGNVITANSTAPLEFAYHIFKKLDLYEPPVLEAWYRLFKTGDASYYFTLEQLTT
- a CDS encoding GNAT family N-acetyltransferase; the encoded protein is MEIITKRFLLRDFVQEDEPAFLAYHADPRYAEFCSPEEVTPDFTDQLFQRFMQWATDVPRCNYQLAVIDRRNLELIGCGGLRQDNDATGQAELGIELAPLYWGRYAYAIEIGKALIDFGFRNLGLEEIIGISVSANLRVSRLAERYGFQVLDAQPGSDWMQMQGWSQIKWQLTRESWEHLFPLPRSVN